A window of Castanea sativa cultivar Marrone di Chiusa Pesio chromosome 1, ASM4071231v1 contains these coding sequences:
- the LOC142622904 gene encoding heavy metal-associated isoprenylated plant protein 21, translating to MGALDYLSNFCTVTSTRSKRKALQTVDIKVKMDCDGCERRVKNAVTNMKGVKSVEVNRKQQRVTVSGYVEPNKVLKRVKSTGKRAEFWPYVPQHLVYYPYAPGAYDKRAPSGYVRNVVQAFPASNATEDNIVSLFSDDNVNACSIM from the exons atgggtGCTCTTGATTACCTCTCCAACTTTTGCACTGTCACTAGCACAAGGAGCAAGCGCAAAGCACTGCAG ACGGTCGATATCAAAGTGAAAATGGACTGCGATGGATGTGAAAGAAGAGTTAAAAATGCTGTTACCAACATGAAAG GTGTAAAATCTGTGGAGGTGAACCGAAAGCAACAGAGGGTAACAGTTAGTGGTTATGTTGAACCAAATAAGGTGTTGAAAAGAGTAAAAAGTACTGGCAAGAGAGCTGAATTTTGGCCTTATGTTCCTCAACATCTAGTATACTATCCTTATGCACCTGGAGCCTATGACAAAAGGGCACCCTCTGGCTACGTTCGAAATGTCGTGCAAGCTTTTCCGGCCTCAAATGCAACTGAAGACAACATTGTCTCACTATTCAGTGATGATAATGTTAATGCATGTTCTATCATGTAA